From the genome of Bradyrhizobium elkanii USDA 76, one region includes:
- a CDS encoding M3 family metallopeptidase encodes MSGTSADAKAQALANPLLKAWRTPLETPPFAEIKPEHFLPAFEQAFADHSAEVAAITHDPALPDFDNTITALERSGKLLSKVAAVFYDLVSAHSSPAILEIDKEVSPRMARHWNPIMMNAVLFGRIAMLHEKRASLGLTGEQMRLLERTYTRFRRSGAGLDDAAKARMAEINERLAHLGTSFSHHLLGDEQEWFMELGEGDRAGLSDTFVAAAKATAEERGMPRKAIVTLSRSSVEPFLQSSSRRDLREKVYKAFTARGDNGNANDNNATIVEILRLREETAKILGFPTYAAYRLEDSMAKTPEAVRGLLERVWKPARARALADRDALQALIAEEGGNFTLASWDWRYYAEKLRQRRANFDDSAIKPYLVLDHMIEAAFDCATRLFGVTFEERKDVPVWHPDVRVWEVKGRDGQHKALFYGDYFARPSKRSGAWMTSLRDQQKLDGDVAPLVINVCNFAKGADGAPSLLSPDDARTLFHEFGHGLHGMLSNVTYPSLSGTSVFTDFVELPSQLYEHWQERPEVLQRFARHYQTGEALPDDLLKRFLAARKFNQGFATVEFVSSALVDLEFHTQPAAASWDVRAFEQKELEKIGMPAEISLRHRPTQFGHIFSGDHYASGYYSYMWSEVMDADAFGAFEEAGDIFDPATAKRLHDDIYSSGGSRDPEEAYVAFRGREPEPDALLRRRGLLETPEAA; translated from the coding sequence ATGTCAGGAACCAGCGCAGACGCCAAGGCTCAGGCCCTTGCCAACCCCCTCCTGAAGGCATGGCGGACGCCGCTCGAGACGCCGCCCTTCGCCGAGATCAAGCCGGAGCATTTCCTCCCCGCTTTCGAGCAGGCCTTCGCCGACCATTCGGCGGAAGTGGCTGCGATCACCCACGATCCGGCGCTGCCCGACTTCGACAACACCATCACGGCGCTGGAGCGCTCCGGCAAACTGCTGTCGAAGGTCGCGGCGGTGTTCTACGACCTCGTCTCGGCGCATTCGAGCCCGGCGATCCTGGAGATCGACAAGGAAGTGTCGCCCCGAATGGCGCGGCACTGGAATCCGATCATGATGAACGCTGTGCTGTTTGGCCGCATCGCCATGCTGCATGAGAAGCGCGCCTCGCTCGGCCTGACCGGCGAGCAGATGCGGCTGCTGGAGCGCACCTACACCCGCTTCCGCCGCTCCGGCGCCGGGCTCGACGATGCGGCAAAGGCCCGCATGGCCGAGATCAACGAGCGCCTCGCCCATCTCGGCACCTCGTTCAGCCACCATCTGCTCGGCGACGAGCAGGAGTGGTTCATGGAGCTCGGCGAGGGCGACCGCGCCGGCCTCTCCGACACATTTGTGGCGGCTGCCAAGGCTACGGCGGAAGAACGCGGCATGCCCCGCAAGGCGATCGTGACGCTGTCGCGCTCCTCGGTCGAACCGTTCCTGCAGAGCTCGTCGCGGCGCGATCTGCGCGAGAAGGTCTACAAGGCCTTCACGGCGCGCGGCGACAATGGCAACGCCAACGACAACAACGCGACCATCGTGGAGATCCTCAGGCTGCGCGAGGAGACCGCCAAGATCCTGGGCTTCCCGACCTACGCCGCCTACCGCCTCGAGGATTCCATGGCCAAGACGCCGGAGGCCGTGCGCGGCCTGCTGGAGCGGGTCTGGAAGCCGGCGCGGGCCCGGGCGCTCGCCGACCGCGACGCGCTGCAGGCGCTGATCGCGGAGGAGGGCGGCAATTTCACTTTGGCGTCCTGGGACTGGCGCTACTACGCCGAGAAGCTGCGCCAGCGCCGCGCCAATTTCGACGATTCCGCGATCAAGCCCTATCTGGTGCTCGACCACATGATCGAGGCCGCGTTCGACTGCGCCACCCGCCTGTTCGGCGTCACCTTCGAGGAACGCAAGGACGTCCCGGTCTGGCATCCGGATGTCCGGGTCTGGGAGGTCAAGGGCCGCGACGGCCAGCACAAGGCGCTGTTCTACGGCGACTACTTCGCGCGGCCCTCGAAGCGCTCCGGCGCCTGGATGACCTCGCTGCGCGACCAGCAGAAGCTCGACGGCGACGTCGCGCCGCTGGTCATCAATGTCTGCAACTTCGCCAAGGGCGCCGACGGCGCGCCGTCGCTGCTGTCGCCCGACGATGCGCGAACCCTGTTCCACGAGTTCGGCCATGGCCTGCACGGCATGCTGTCCAACGTGACCTATCCGTCGCTGTCCGGAACCAGCGTGTTCACCGACTTCGTCGAGCTGCCTTCGCAGCTCTATGAGCACTGGCAGGAGCGGCCCGAGGTGCTGCAGCGCTTCGCCCGCCACTACCAGACCGGGGAGGCGCTGCCGGACGATCTGCTCAAGCGCTTCCTCGCCGCGCGCAAGTTCAACCAGGGCTTTGCCACCGTGGAGTTCGTCTCCTCGGCGCTGGTCGACCTCGAATTCCACACCCAGCCGGCGGCGGCGAGCTGGGACGTCCGCGCCTTCGAACAGAAGGAGCTGGAGAAGATCGGCATGCCCGCCGAAATCTCGCTGCGGCACCGGCCGACCCAGTTCGGCCATATCTTCTCCGGCGACCACTATGCCTCCGGCTACTACAGCTACATGTGGTCGGAGGTAATGGACGCCGACGCCTTCGGCGCCTTCGAGGAGGCCGGCGACATCTTCGATCCGGCGACCGCCAAGCGGCTGCATGACGACATCTATTCGTCGGGCGGCTCGCGCGATCCGGAGGAGGCCTATGTCGCCTTCCGCGGCCGCGAGCCCGAGCCGGACGCGCTTTTGCGCCGTCGCGGCCTGCTCGAGACGCCTGAGGCGGCCTGA
- a CDS encoding type III PLP-dependent enzyme, with amino-acid sequence MTERIQEFLRNRRQDGLDTEPCLVVDLEVVRDNYQTFAKALPDSRVFYAVKANPAPEVLSLLASLGSCFDTATVAEIEMALAAGATPDRISYGNTIKKERDIARAFALGIRLFAVDCAAEVEKVARAAPGAKVFCRILYDCAGAEWPLSRKFGCDPEMAVEVLDLAKRLGLEPCGISFHVGSQQRKVKAWDRALAMASTVFRDCAERGINLTMVNMGGGFPTKYLKDVPPVLQYGRSIFRALRKHFGNQIPETIIEPGRGMVGNAGIIETEVVLISKKSDEDEVRWVYLDIGKFGGLAETMDESIRYAIRTPHDGADMTPCVLAGPTCDSADVLYEKLPYPLPVTLEIGDKLLIEGTGAYTSTYSSVAFNGIPPLKTYHI; translated from the coding sequence ATGACTGAACGTATCCAGGAATTCCTGCGCAACCGCCGCCAGGATGGTCTCGACACCGAGCCGTGCCTCGTCGTCGACCTCGAAGTCGTGCGCGACAACTACCAGACCTTCGCGAAGGCGCTGCCGGACAGCCGGGTGTTCTACGCGGTGAAGGCCAATCCTGCGCCCGAAGTGCTGTCGCTGCTCGCCTCGCTCGGCTCCTGCTTCGACACCGCGACCGTCGCGGAGATCGAGATGGCGCTGGCCGCCGGTGCGACGCCGGACCGCATCTCCTATGGCAACACGATCAAGAAGGAGCGCGACATCGCGCGTGCCTTCGCGCTCGGCATTCGCCTGTTCGCGGTCGACTGCGCCGCCGAAGTCGAGAAGGTCGCTCGTGCCGCCCCCGGCGCCAAGGTGTTCTGCCGCATCCTCTATGACTGCGCCGGCGCCGAGTGGCCGCTGTCGCGCAAGTTCGGCTGCGACCCGGAGATGGCGGTCGAGGTGCTCGACCTCGCCAAGCGCCTGGGTCTGGAGCCGTGCGGCATCTCGTTCCATGTCGGCTCGCAGCAGCGCAAGGTGAAGGCGTGGGACCGCGCGCTCGCGATGGCGTCGACCGTGTTCCGTGACTGCGCCGAGCGCGGGATCAACCTCACCATGGTCAACATGGGCGGCGGCTTCCCGACCAAGTACCTCAAGGACGTTCCGCCGGTCCTGCAATATGGCCGGTCGATTTTCCGCGCGCTGCGCAAGCATTTCGGCAACCAGATCCCGGAGACGATCATCGAGCCGGGCCGCGGCATGGTCGGCAATGCCGGAATCATCGAGACCGAAGTCGTTCTGATCTCGAAGAAGAGCGACGAGGACGAGGTGCGCTGGGTCTATCTCGACATCGGCAAGTTCGGCGGTCTCGCCGAGACGATGGACGAATCGATCCGCTACGCCATCCGCACGCCGCATGACGGGGCGGACATGACGCCGTGCGTGCTCGCGGGCCCGACCTGCGACAGCGCCGACGTGCTGTACGAGAAGCTGCCGTATCCGCTTCCGGTGACGCTCGAGATCGGCGACAAGCTGCTGATCGAAGGCACCGGCGCCTATACGTCGACCTACTCGTCGGTGGCGTTCAACGGCATTCCGCCGTTGAAGACCTACCACATCTGA
- a CDS encoding GNAT family N-acetyltransferase yields MTARRNTPVALIRDAAPFAIRAERGSDVVAREALLDACFGPNRHTRTCQRLRDGRAPAEGLSLAAVRQDGRLVGTVRLWHVSAGGRSALMLGPLAVDDDCRGLGVGAALMQRALAVAKARGHGALILLGDAPYYARFGFTAAKTGELSLPGTFERERLLGLELVAGALDGAWGMITPTGAPLPEAKASRTRSRTRKAPLAVPHAA; encoded by the coding sequence ATGACTGCAAGACGGAACACCCCCGTTGCCCTCATCCGAGATGCCGCCCCGTTCGCGATCCGTGCGGAGCGTGGCTCGGACGTCGTCGCACGCGAAGCGCTGCTGGATGCCTGCTTTGGCCCGAATCGCCATACGCGCACCTGCCAGCGCCTGCGCGACGGACGCGCGCCCGCCGAAGGCCTGAGCCTTGCGGCCGTGCGCCAGGACGGCCGGCTGGTTGGAACCGTGCGGTTGTGGCACGTCAGCGCGGGGGGCCGCAGCGCGCTGATGCTGGGGCCGCTGGCAGTCGACGACGACTGCCGCGGCCTCGGCGTCGGCGCCGCGCTGATGCAGCGTGCGCTGGCGGTCGCCAAGGCGCGCGGCCACGGCGCCCTGATCCTGCTTGGCGATGCGCCCTACTACGCCCGCTTCGGCTTCACCGCCGCCAAGACCGGCGAACTGTCGCTGCCGGGCACGTTCGAGCGCGAGCGGCTGCTCGGCCTCGAGCTTGTCGCGGGCGCGCTGGACGGCGCTTGGGGCATGATCACGCCGACCGGCGCGCCGCTGCCCGAGGCCAAGGCATCGCGGACGCGATCCCGGACCCGGAAGGCACCGCTCGCCGTGCCGCACGCGGCGTAA
- a CDS encoding RidA family protein, with protein sequence MSRRLISTGSPFEKIAGYSRAVIDGDFAFVAGTTGYDYATMTMPSDVTSQSRNCFKTIEAALKEGGFAMADIVRATYYLTDARDVDAHFAVCGEVLGDIRPAATMLIVAGLYKPEMKVEIEVTAKRRNP encoded by the coding sequence ATGTCCCGCCGCCTGATTTCCACCGGCTCGCCCTTTGAGAAGATCGCCGGCTACAGCCGCGCCGTGATCGACGGCGACTTCGCCTTCGTCGCGGGAACCACCGGCTATGACTACGCCACGATGACCATGCCGTCAGATGTCACGAGCCAGTCACGGAACTGCTTCAAGACCATCGAGGCCGCCCTCAAGGAGGGAGGCTTTGCGATGGCCGACATCGTCCGCGCGACCTACTACCTCACCGATGCCCGTGACGTGGATGCCCATTTCGCGGTCTGCGGCGAGGTCCTCGGCGACATCCGCCCGGCCGCAACGATGCTGATCGTCGCAGGGCTCTACAAGCCCGAGATGAAGGTCGAGATCGAAGTCACCGCGAAGCGTCGCAACCCCTGA
- a CDS encoding homospermidine synthase, with protein sequence MSPASQIYAKITGPIVMIGFGSIGKGTLPLIERHLDYDKSRVTVIDPKDEGRKAHCEKHNVKFIQKAVTRDNYRDLLSPLLTEGGGQGFCVNLSVDTGSTDIMELCNELGALYIDTVNEPWLGFYFDSSKGPEARSNYALREVTLAAKKARPAGSTTAVSCCGANPGMVSFFVKQALLNVAADLKLNAPKPKTKAEWADLMRQAGVKGIHIAERDTQRSKSPKEPDVFVNTWSVEGFLSEGVQPSELGWGTHEKWMPENAHTHEAGCGAAIYLMQPGANTRVRTWCPTRGAQYGFLVTHNESISIADYFTVRDASGTAIYRPTCHYAYHPADDAVLSLHEMFGRAAKMQEKHHILDENEIVDGIDELGVLLFGHDNNAYWYGSQLSIEETRKLAPYQNATGLQVTSAVLGGMVWALENPNEGIVEADEMDFDRLLEIQLPYLGPVKGFYTDWTPLTDRPGLFPEDIDTSDPWQFKNILVR encoded by the coding sequence ATGAGCCCCGCCTCGCAGATCTACGCGAAGATCACAGGTCCCATTGTCATGATCGGCTTCGGCTCGATCGGCAAAGGCACGCTGCCTTTGATCGAGCGGCATCTCGATTACGACAAGTCACGCGTCACCGTGATCGACCCCAAGGACGAGGGCCGCAAGGCGCATTGCGAGAAGCACAACGTCAAATTCATCCAGAAGGCCGTGACCAGGGACAATTATCGCGACCTGCTGAGCCCGCTGCTCACTGAAGGCGGCGGCCAGGGCTTTTGCGTCAATCTGTCGGTCGATACCGGCTCGACCGACATCATGGAGCTCTGCAACGAACTCGGCGCTCTCTATATCGACACCGTCAACGAGCCATGGCTCGGCTTTTATTTCGATTCGTCGAAGGGCCCGGAAGCGCGCTCCAACTACGCCCTTCGCGAAGTGACACTGGCGGCCAAGAAGGCTCGTCCCGCGGGCTCGACGACGGCCGTCTCCTGCTGTGGCGCCAATCCCGGCATGGTCTCGTTCTTCGTCAAGCAGGCGCTGCTCAACGTCGCCGCCGATCTGAAGCTCAATGCCCCGAAGCCGAAGACCAAGGCCGAATGGGCGGACTTAATGCGGCAGGCCGGCGTGAAGGGCATCCACATCGCCGAACGCGACACCCAGCGCTCGAAGTCGCCGAAAGAGCCTGACGTCTTCGTCAACACCTGGTCGGTGGAAGGTTTCCTGTCGGAAGGCGTGCAGCCGTCCGAACTCGGTTGGGGCACCCATGAGAAATGGATGCCCGAGAATGCGCACACCCACGAAGCCGGTTGCGGCGCAGCCATCTATCTGATGCAGCCCGGCGCCAACACGCGCGTGCGCACCTGGTGCCCGACCCGCGGCGCGCAGTATGGCTTCCTCGTCACCCACAACGAGTCGATCTCGATCGCCGATTACTTCACGGTGCGTGACGCATCGGGCACGGCGATCTATCGGCCGACCTGCCACTATGCCTATCACCCGGCCGACGACGCCGTGCTGTCGCTGCACGAAATGTTCGGCCGCGCAGCGAAGATGCAGGAAAAGCACCACATCCTCGACGAGAACGAGATCGTCGACGGCATCGACGAGCTCGGCGTGCTGCTGTTCGGCCATGACAACAATGCCTACTGGTACGGCTCGCAGCTCTCCATCGAGGAGACCCGCAAGCTCGCGCCCTATCAGAACGCCACCGGCCTGCAGGTGACGTCCGCCGTGCTCGGCGGCATGGTGTGGGCGCTGGAAAACCCGAACGAAGGCATCGTCGAGGCCGACGAGATGGACTTCGATCGTCTCTTGGAAATCCAGCTGCCGTATCTCGGCCCGGTGAAGGGCTTCTACACCGACTGGACCCCGCTGACGGATCGTCCGGGACTGTTTCCGGAAGATATCGACACCAGCGATCCCTGGCAGTTCAAGAATATTCTGGTGCGCTGA